One genomic segment of Paraburkholderia caffeinilytica includes these proteins:
- a CDS encoding epimerase, with product MKVLIFGATGMVGQGVLRECLRAPDVEAIQTIGRTRTGQLDPRLHELILPDLMDYRAAEASLTGFDACFFCLGVSSAGMQEAGYARLTYDLTLAAAQTLARLNPQMTFVYVSGAGTDSTEHGRSMWARVKGRTENALQRLPFRAVYLFRPGVIEPLNGAVSKTRSYRLFYAVARPLLSTLRALFPNYILSTEDMGQAMLAAARHGAPKAVLEVADIRALSRTASEPALDLHTG from the coding sequence ATGAAGGTTCTGATATTCGGCGCGACCGGCATGGTCGGGCAGGGTGTGTTGCGCGAATGCCTGCGCGCGCCTGACGTCGAGGCGATCCAGACAATCGGCCGGACCCGCACCGGCCAGCTCGATCCGCGCCTGCACGAACTGATTCTGCCGGATCTGATGGACTACCGGGCGGCCGAAGCGTCGCTGACGGGTTTCGACGCGTGCTTTTTCTGTTTGGGCGTCTCATCGGCAGGCATGCAGGAGGCCGGGTATGCGCGCCTCACCTATGACCTGACGTTGGCCGCGGCGCAGACGCTTGCCCGTCTGAATCCGCAGATGACTTTCGTCTACGTATCCGGTGCCGGCACCGACAGCACCGAGCATGGCCGCAGCATGTGGGCGCGGGTCAAGGGCAGGACGGAGAATGCCCTGCAACGGCTGCCGTTCAGGGCCGTCTACCTGTTCCGTCCTGGCGTGATCGAGCCATTGAACGGCGCCGTTTCGAAAACTCGCTCGTACCGTTTGTTCTATGCGGTGGCGAGGCCGCTTCTGTCGACATTGCGCGCGCTCTTTCCCAACTACATTCTGAGTACGGAAGACATGGGCCAGGCGATGCTGGCGGCTGCGCGCCACGGTGCCCCCAAAGCGGTGCTCGAGGTCGCCGATATCCGCGCGCTTAGCCGCACCGCGTCCGAGCCGGCGCTCGATCTGCACACTGGCTGA
- a CDS encoding methyl-accepting chemotaxis protein, translating into MKWFDRMTVFRKLLLAFAVVIGFCVVIGATSLKTLSSMHAITDAICDQHMNGLYWMEEANRHKIDSDLAAANLGYAVDDAGRQKLKDSIVASLKEMHGAYDQYRATIATAKGQEMFDEVLRKSAVWEGIVHQQIGLEPIPVGVDNNELVRRAIASSEALRDGITALIDYRRQQANEAQREASADYRHMRVVMLALVLGAIVAGTLLATVIARRLARQLGGEPGYAMHIANRIADGDLSVRVDTRAGDTDSMLFALRNMRERLAGIVSGISESSESILMASGEIAQGNTDLSQRTEEQAAALQETASSMQELTSTVKMNAGNAQQAGSVAHGASEVAARGSSLVDYVVETMRELAAGSKRMTDIIAVIEGIAFQTNILALNAAVEAARAGEQGRGFAVVAGEVRSLAQRSAVSAKEIKELIESSTARVGSGAELAERAGQTMAEVMHAVKRVTDIMGEISSASQEQSSGIEEVNRAVAQMDDVTQQNAALVEQAAAAAASMADQARQLQAAVTVFSLEARRG; encoded by the coding sequence ATGAAGTGGTTCGACCGTATGACCGTATTCAGGAAACTGTTGTTGGCGTTTGCCGTCGTGATCGGGTTCTGCGTCGTGATCGGCGCAACTTCGCTGAAGACGTTGTCGTCGATGCATGCCATTACCGACGCCATCTGCGACCAGCACATGAACGGCCTCTACTGGATGGAAGAGGCGAATCGCCACAAGATCGACTCCGATCTTGCCGCCGCAAATCTCGGCTACGCCGTCGACGACGCCGGCCGTCAAAAGTTGAAGGACAGCATCGTCGCATCGCTCAAGGAGATGCACGGCGCCTACGACCAGTATCGCGCGACCATCGCTACGGCCAAGGGTCAGGAGATGTTCGACGAAGTGCTGCGCAAGTCGGCCGTGTGGGAGGGCATCGTGCATCAGCAGATCGGTCTCGAACCGATTCCGGTCGGCGTCGACAACAATGAACTCGTGCGCCGCGCGATTGCGTCGAGCGAGGCGCTGCGCGACGGCATCACGGCGCTGATCGACTATCGCCGGCAGCAAGCCAACGAGGCCCAGCGGGAGGCAAGCGCCGACTATCGGCACATGCGCGTCGTGATGCTCGCGCTGGTGTTGGGTGCGATTGTGGCGGGCACGTTGCTCGCGACGGTGATTGCGCGACGACTTGCCCGTCAGCTCGGTGGCGAACCCGGTTACGCGATGCACATCGCCAACCGCATCGCCGATGGCGACCTGAGCGTGCGTGTCGACACCCGTGCGGGCGACACCGACAGCATGTTGTTCGCGCTGCGCAACATGCGCGAGCGGCTGGCCGGCATCGTCTCGGGCATCAGCGAATCGAGTGAGTCGATCCTGATGGCCTCCGGTGAGATCGCGCAAGGCAACACCGATCTGTCGCAACGTACCGAAGAGCAGGCTGCCGCGTTGCAGGAAACCGCGTCGAGCATGCAGGAATTGACGTCGACGGTGAAGATGAATGCCGGGAACGCGCAGCAGGCGGGCAGTGTCGCGCATGGCGCGTCGGAAGTGGCGGCGCGCGGCAGCAGCCTGGTCGACTATGTGGTCGAAACGATGCGCGAGTTGGCGGCCGGTTCGAAGCGCATGACCGACATCATCGCGGTAATCGAAGGGATCGCGTTCCAGACCAACATTCTCGCGCTGAACGCAGCCGTGGAAGCGGCGCGGGCCGGTGAACAGGGGCGCGGCTTTGCGGTGGTGGCGGGCGAAGTGCGTTCGCTCGCGCAGCGCAGTGCGGTGTCGGCCAAGGAGATCAAGGAGCTGATCGAGAGCTCGACGGCGCGCGTGGGCAGCGGCGCCGAACTGGCCGAGCGGGCCGGTCAGACGATGGCGGAAGTCATGCATGCGGTGAAACGCGTGACCGACATCATGGGTGAGATTTCGTCGGCGTCGCAGGAGCAGAGCAGCGGCATCGAGGAAGTGAACCGCGCGGTCGCGCAAATGGACGACGTGACCCAGCAGAACGCTGCGCTGGTCGAGCAGGCGGCGGCCGCGGCGGCGTCGATGGCGGACCAGGCAAGGCAGCTGCAAGCGGCGGTGACGGTGTTCTCGCTCGAGGCGCGCCGCGGCTGA
- a CDS encoding solute carrier family 23 protein: MADSYFPRWRAQPSAAEGRIVGTDERLAWPQMFAMGIQHVVAMFGSTVLAPLLMGFDPNLCIFMSGIGTLLFFVLVGGRVPSYLGSSFAFIGLVIAVTGYGGHGQNMNIPVALGGIIACGVVYAIIGLIVSAVGTKWIETLMPPVVTGAIVCVIGLNLAPIAVHGVSGSNFDSWMALVTVLCVGAVAVFAHGMLQRLLILVGLLMAYVIYAIVTNGLGMGKPIDFAIVANAAWFGMPHFTAPVFNMQAMTLLAPIAVILVAENLGHIKAVSAMTGQNLDRYVGRAFLGDGLATIVSGFAGGTGVTTYAENIGVMAVTKIYSTLVFVIAAAIALVLGFSPKFGAVIQTIPGPVLGGVSIVVFGLIAVTGARIWVVNKVDFSDNRNLIVAAVTLVLGAGDFSLKLGGFGLGGIGTATFGAIILYALLRRKPAQGPVA, encoded by the coding sequence ATGGCCGATTCCTATTTCCCACGCTGGCGCGCCCAGCCGAGCGCTGCCGAGGGCCGCATTGTCGGCACCGACGAGCGTCTCGCGTGGCCGCAGATGTTTGCAATGGGTATTCAGCACGTTGTCGCGATGTTCGGTTCCACCGTGCTTGCGCCCTTGCTGATGGGCTTCGATCCGAACCTGTGCATCTTCATGTCGGGGATCGGCACCCTGCTGTTCTTCGTACTCGTGGGCGGGCGCGTACCGAGCTATCTCGGTTCGAGCTTCGCGTTCATCGGTCTGGTGATCGCGGTGACGGGATATGGCGGCCACGGTCAGAACATGAACATTCCCGTGGCGCTAGGCGGGATCATCGCGTGCGGGGTCGTGTACGCGATCATTGGCCTGATCGTGTCGGCGGTCGGTACGAAGTGGATTGAAACGCTGATGCCGCCGGTCGTGACCGGGGCGATCGTCTGCGTGATCGGGCTGAATCTCGCGCCGATCGCGGTGCATGGCGTGAGCGGCAGCAACTTCGATTCGTGGATGGCGCTGGTGACGGTGCTGTGCGTCGGCGCGGTCGCGGTGTTCGCGCACGGCATGCTGCAGCGCTTGCTGATTCTGGTTGGTCTGCTAATGGCGTACGTGATCTACGCGATCGTCACGAATGGTCTCGGCATGGGCAAGCCGATTGACTTCGCGATTGTCGCGAACGCTGCGTGGTTTGGCATGCCGCACTTCACGGCGCCTGTTTTCAACATGCAGGCCATGACCTTGCTTGCACCGATCGCCGTGATTCTGGTTGCTGAAAACCTCGGGCATATCAAGGCGGTCAGCGCGATGACCGGTCAGAACCTGGACCGCTACGTCGGCCGTGCGTTTCTCGGCGATGGACTCGCGACGATCGTGTCCGGCTTCGCCGGCGGCACCGGGGTGACGACGTATGCCGAGAACATCGGCGTGATGGCCGTGACCAAAATCTATTCGACCCTGGTGTTTGTGATTGCCGCGGCGATTGCGCTGGTTCTGGGTTTTTCGCCCAAGTTCGGCGCAGTGATTCAGACCATTCCGGGGCCGGTGCTCGGCGGCGTGTCGATTGTCGTGTTCGGCCTGATTGCCGTGACCGGGGCGCGCATCTGGGTCGTGAATAAGGTCGATTTCTCCGACAACCGGAATCTGATCGTGGCGGCGGTGACGCTCGTGCTGGGCGCCGGGGATTTTTCGTTGAAGCTCGGTGGGTTCGGACTCGGTGGGATCGGTACCGCTACCTTCGGTGCGATCATTTTGTACGCGCTCCTGAGAAGGAAGCCGGCGCAGGGACCGGTGGCCTGA
- a CDS encoding sensor domain-containing diguanylate cyclase: MVTRRPNIVIAISIVLASAILAIAVWVLAQMRDDALRRAQDSVFNVSLLVERDVSRNLEIYDLSLRAVIDGLKQPGVLDLPPKIRQMVLFDGSASAKDMGSILVLDPAGNIVFDSQSVPPRRINLAERDYFQVQRDSPNVGLYVSHPFIPKVNGKDVSIALSRRISRPDGSFAGVVVGTMRLTYFKRLFAGMNLGAGGSMALMLSDGTMLMRRPYDPKIIGRSLVGTANYSRFLLQPSGDFFGTAAIDGVERWYAFRHIDMYPLILDVALSTRDIYVEWRHRAWIIGTLIAALDVAIIALAILFSQQLRQRRAAEEELRVLARTDGLTGLNNRRTFEEHAEEEWHRAQRNGWPLSMLLIDVDTFKGFNDLYGHSAGDDALIAVARCIGQSVRRPGDTAARYGGEEFAVLLPDTDEAGAAAIAETIRAAVQALELRHVASSHHVLTISIGIACTRSQVFATSRALVNAADEALYEAKDAGRNRVLCYPVAARADRRSAVVSPAR; this comes from the coding sequence ATGGTGACGCGCCGACCGAACATCGTGATTGCAATCAGCATCGTGCTGGCCAGCGCGATTCTTGCGATCGCGGTGTGGGTATTGGCGCAGATGCGCGATGACGCACTGCGGCGCGCACAGGATTCGGTCTTCAACGTCTCGCTGCTGGTCGAACGCGACGTGTCGCGCAATCTCGAGATCTATGACCTGTCGCTGCGGGCGGTGATCGACGGCCTGAAGCAGCCAGGCGTGTTGGACCTGCCGCCGAAAATCCGCCAGATGGTGCTGTTCGACGGCTCGGCCAGCGCCAAAGACATGGGTTCGATTCTCGTACTCGACCCGGCGGGCAACATCGTCTTCGATTCGCAATCCGTCCCGCCGCGCCGCATCAATCTCGCCGAGCGCGATTATTTCCAGGTTCAGCGCGATTCCCCCAATGTCGGCCTGTACGTGAGCCATCCGTTCATACCCAAGGTGAACGGCAAGGACGTAAGCATTGCATTGAGCCGTCGCATCTCGCGGCCGGACGGCAGCTTCGCCGGCGTGGTGGTCGGCACGATGCGCCTTACCTACTTCAAGCGTCTTTTCGCCGGTATGAATCTCGGCGCCGGTGGTTCGATGGCGCTGATGCTGAGCGACGGCACGATGCTGATGCGGCGCCCATACGATCCGAAAATCATCGGCCGGAGCCTGGTCGGCACCGCGAACTATTCACGCTTTCTCCTGCAGCCGAGCGGGGATTTCTTCGGCACGGCGGCGATCGACGGCGTCGAGCGCTGGTACGCGTTCCGCCATATCGACATGTATCCGCTGATTCTCGACGTCGCGCTGTCCACACGTGATATCTACGTGGAATGGCGGCATCGCGCGTGGATCATCGGCACGCTGATCGCGGCGCTCGACGTGGCGATCATTGCGCTCGCCATCCTGTTCTCGCAGCAACTGCGGCAGCGCCGCGCAGCCGAAGAAGAGTTGCGCGTGCTCGCGCGTACCGACGGGCTGACCGGCCTGAACAATCGCCGCACGTTCGAGGAACATGCCGAGGAGGAGTGGCACCGCGCACAACGCAACGGCTGGCCGTTGTCGATGCTGCTGATCGACGTCGACACGTTCAAGGGCTTCAACGACCTGTACGGCCATTCGGCCGGCGACGATGCGCTCATCGCCGTGGCGCGCTGCATCGGGCAGAGCGTGCGGCGCCCGGGCGATACCGCGGCGCGCTATGGCGGCGAAGAGTTCGCCGTGCTGCTGCCGGACACCGACGAAGCCGGGGCGGCGGCCATCGCCGAGACGATTCGCGCCGCGGTTCAGGCGCTTGAACTTCGGCATGTCGCGAGTTCGCACCATGTGCTGACGATCAGCATCGGCATTGCGTGCACCAGAAGCCAGGTATTCGCGACGAGCCGTGCGCTTGTCAACGCAGCGGACGAGGCGCTCTACGAGGCCAAGGACGCCGGCCGCAACCGTGTGCTCTGCTATCCGGTGGCGGCGCGGGCGGACCGGCGGAGCGCCGTAGTGTCGCCGGCGCGATGA